TCATCAAGATTCTCGGATCCAACTCCAACAAGTACCTGGAGACACGTGTAGAGTTTATCCGGCTGAAGAGCTATCTGGTAGGCTTTCACAGGTCACAGATGTCCAACAATGCTCTCTGTCAGACATGAAACACCTGGCCTGCCACCAAGCCTTTATTTCAGCAGCACGTGGTTCTTTCTCAAAGTTGACTGAatgatttaaaagaaaaaaaactgatcatAAAAAGTTTAATATAATCATTCTGGGGGACGTGGCAGACTCTTACTTTGACCACCAGGTGTCACTGTTGTTTGTATTTAGTGAGGAACATCAGCCAGGACACCTCAAGGACGACTCACTGAGGAGCCCGTGCAGAGCTCAGCTCATGAAAATACCACGCTGCTAATTGGTCTTGTTGCCAAGAAAAACAGCTCATGACAGCGTCCAACACCTGGAATGTATAAACTCTGGAATTAACAATATAACAGTGTTtacaatgacatcatttttgCAATTGTCTTTGCAGTCACTCGTTACATTGCGGTGTGTTTTGGCACAGGCTACGCCTCTGATTTATATTTCTCTGCATGGGGTCGCATGTCTTCACTCCCTTTCCAGCATAGGAGGGGTGAATCTATTCAAACTGTGCTGAGgtcatgttgatgatgatgtctcATGAATTATTACAAAGCAAACATAAAACTGACAGCAATCATACAATCATCATATTTACATTTAGTCACCAAACAACATGGCACTAAGTGGCATCTGCTGTTAccacactgcaggacagagtGATTAGTGCTGCccccaggctgctgctgctgcttttatatGTGTGATACATCTGaagctctctgtgtctgtccgGCAGGGACAGAAGCTGCCGggctttgtttacattgtgaGATATGTTTGATTTGCCTGCATTAATGCTGCAGGTTGCTTTGTGCTTGTTAAGAAACATGCTATAGTAGTACTGTCAAAATGAAATGGTGACCACTGATTTTGAAGAATAGCTCAAAGAGAACAGGTCAGGTGATCAGTGCAGGATGACTCACTCCCTTATCTGAGAGGTCAGCATAGACCCCTGTAACAGTGGGaccctcctccagcagcagcgcTTTGAGAACAGAGGCggtcaccttgatgcagacctcactgatttaGAAACTCTGGCTGTTTCCACCATGTGGATGGTGGATCCAACTCTCATCAATGGttacaaacagctgcagaaatGTCTCAGAATCTGCCACACAAAGGCAGATTGTCTCTTGACATGTTCAGTGTACTTCCCGAGGAGTTTTAATCACCCAATGCACTGACAAATTCAGAGGTTGTTATGGCAGAGGTAGCTGATGACTGCAACGTTTCAACTTTTCAGAAacacttcaaactttctgcatttGCAAACCTACAACTCCACACTTTAACCTCAAACAAAGCCTGTGCCAGAATCAACACTGTTTACTACAATTTGTGGCAACTTCTTATCTATCCCTCTCCAGAATGACCAATCAACAGAAGACCTGCACATCATAGGAAGCCGGGATCTGTCTTTTTTGCATGGAAaggtatctgtgtgtgttctgccatTTTAACAGTCTAAGGTAAATAATAGagttgtaataataataatagagacTGTTACATAATTCcactttaaatgtaaatttaaacCAACATCTGAAACTTGTTCTCCACAATCTCGAGGAGAGATATGGTCCCATCAGGATGATTGACTTTCATCCCTGTTGAGCTCTGCCAGGAAGGGCTGGGGAGTCTGCAGAGGACGGGGGCATCATGAAGAATTATCCCCTGTCACCACTGAGATAGGCAGAAGACAGAAATGTTCCTAAGTCAGCTGAATAGGTGCACAAAAATGCCCACACGCATTtgcttggggaaaaaaaacactgacgtTGAATTCCTCTAACAGAGCTGTCAAAATGTGCTTTGGCtaagatgcattttttttccccctgcggGGTCAAAAAGGTCAGGGGAAATGAAAACATAGAGGCTGACAGGCTCCctacacagaaaacatgaatCACTGAAGTCAGCGCTCTGTGCCATAAGACATTATTTTTGATGAAAACATTCAATGCAGTCCTCCTACAAAGTTACATATAGCATGTACTTAATGTTAGTCATTAGTCTCTGTCCTGTATTCAACCTCATTGAGGTGAGGTTGACTCACAGCTCTGGGTGCTGAGTGCTATTGACACTGCCTCTTTGGCACCTTTTGTACTGTGGTAATAGCATCTTAATGGCATCCCAGTAAAGGTAAAAGTAGAGAATGGAAGCAGGTGAATGAAAGACGGCCATATTGGAAGTTCTTATGTTCCCAAGTGATATCAAAATATTCTGTTTCTTTAAGACATCATGAAATCAGATGAGGCATTGTGAGTCATGCACTACATGTCTGTTGATGACAGGGAAAACAggaaattgttaaaaaaaaagtgatcatATCCAGATTACTCATATGCATAAACACAGTCACAATAAAACCTGTTATCCAGAGATCCTAGGAGAACTATTCCAAAGAATGAGGCTACACACAGTCAAATGATGGCTAATGCACCGTTGTTGGCTGTACAGtatgtttacacacagcatACAGGAAGACAGGTTGTGTGAGTTGTTTTGTATCCCTGTCGACTCCCAATTTCtgtgttgtgtaacagtgtTCAGGTGTAGAGCAGGAACATTGGCCGGACGCCCCCGCATTCTCTCCGATCTCTCTCCCCAAACCATAGATACTCCCAACTGGTCTCACAAAGAGCCCCACAGACCAGAACAAGAACTCATTTGAAACCCTGCAGCAGGGAAAGTGTGCGACACCCGGACACTCCGAAGTGACTTTTGCTCACTGTAGGCACAGATGTTGATTACTGCAGGGAAGAGAAtgggctgtctgtgtgtttttgttaaggCTCTGAAGATGCTGCCAACATTGTTGCTATAGATACCATTCAAGGAAACAAGTCGGCCTTTATTTTCACTTTGCATGAGTTCAGATCAAAGGTGATGTTTCACTaatgtgcttctgtttttttccatattACCAAGTGCGTGCTCATTGTAGAGGTGAGTGTTTCTTTCTAGTGCACTTTATTTCCGCCAAGTAATTCCGTTAAATCACCACCTTTTTGTTGCCTTTGTGATATCTTGTTTACGCTCCTTTGTCTGGTTAATTGAGGAACACTGTGCTAGTGTGTGGTTTTTGTTCCAGCGAACGACAAAAGAACAAacagttttcttctttcagaTCAAGTTTCAGTTGTAAAAGTTTCTGGATGCaagtcaaaaacacacaataacacagttTCAGGAAGattttacaacaacaacaacaacacgctGTGAAAAGTCTTCATATTATACCTGTATTTAATGTAATGCACGCAGATAGCTTGGAACAGCTTCAATAACATCTGCTAATAACTAAATAACACCAACATCTTTTTACTTGTTTATGAAAGGCCAGTTCCCTATAAACAAAACCTTGTCCCTAGCAACAGTGCATTACACATAGCAATTGTCTGTTCCTAAAAATATTAACCTGCAGAAGTTACTGCAGTGACAAAGAGATAAACAAGTTAGTATATTGGATCATATTAGCTGGTAAAATAATATGAGCTAACCATTTTGCCATAAGTGCTTATTTGCAAACAGCAAGCCAACCAATGTAGCGTTAGAACCTTTTCATTTTAGAATAAATATGTTTCCATTCACAGAACTTTTCCTCTGTCCCGTGTTCCTCCCTCTTCATCTCTGCCTCTTCCTTTGCTCTTCCCTTCCCTCAGGCCATCGTGGACACAGGAAAGACCATGAAGGCCCTTCTTAAGCATGTGGAGACCTTTCAACCCAAAATGGTCAAGGTCGCGGGGTGAGCCCAGTATTGTCTGTCGTGTCGTCTGTGTTTCCCTACCCCCTCAAAAGGGGAAGTGTGTGAAGAAGATATCACTTATCCACGGCAGTCCACACTATCTCACGTCTGTGGGCTGCTCCTATACACACCACTACCAGGATCACAGAAACAAGATAAACATCTCCCTTCACATACACGGCTCGAGTTCTGTGCGTGTTTCCTTTAGCGCGTGATAACACTGCACAGCGGCTTGTTGACATGATGTTTGTCACACAATGACACAGTAACTACATAAatgtgtttcaggttgttgGTAAAGAGGGTCCCAAACATGGCCGAAAGCCTGACAGACTGTAAGTATCACCCTCACACCATACACAGCCACTCCACACAACCACTGTCTGTGTCATTTATGTCTGTGTATGCTTTACTAGATGTTGGGTTTGAAATTCCTAACCGCTTCGTTGTGGGCTATGCCCTGGACTACAATGAGTACTTCCGTGACCTGAATGTAAGTCCTCCTTgtcgctacacacacacacacacacacacacgctctttttttgttttttgaagagcGAAGAGAAAGGTATGAAAGGGACACAAGAGGAGAGTAAACACAGTAAATCAAAGAGATGCACTCCTCTCTCTGAAACCTAAACTCACCCAACAGGTATCCTCCCTGCCTGAGGACACTTTACATGTAGGCAAAGCAGCTCAGATCGCTTCGGCCTGCGCGGGTGCTTTCCTTATGTCTGTAACGACATGGCCTCGGTTTACCCTCTGACTGGGGTTTGGTATTCATTACGAAACTTTGTCAGACTGTGACCTGTGGAATGTGGAGGTTAGGATCTCATTATCAGGGAGAGCTGGAGCTTCCCCCCTCTTATCTGTCCTCATCCCACAGAGGAAATATGAGTTGGACCCCTGGGAGGCTCAGAAGTTAGATTAATGAATGTGTCATATCTACATACAGGTTTTTATTGTGTCGTACTCAATATGGAATTCCTCAAAGCTCAGAGTGATGTTACGCAAATATTTTTCCATTAAATGCAAAGATTAGAACATACAGCAGGGAATCTGTCAATTTAACCGTGAATAGGCACCAGTTcattctcctccctccctcctcttctcctttcaGCACATCTGCGTCATCAGCAAAACTGGAAAGATGAAGTACAAAGTCTGATTTATTTCTGTCAGCTCACTAAATGCATTGAAATATTTACTCTGATGCAGTTTCTTCCCCGCCCTTGCTTTTAATATATATTACTGAGATGCACACAGGAACAAAGAAATGATAAGGAAAGACAGGCTGCCCACCAGGAGTGGACGTTggtgacagatggagagagcTTATGGACGCTGGCATCACCGGTGCCTGGACAACGCCCACTCTGACTCATGGAAAAGGCACAGTGGGTGTAGCAGAGTCTCCACACCACACTGTGTCCGTTTGTTTCCAACTTTTAAATCCAGGCCTCGTGGAAATTACAACCCAATGCATGGGGATTAGACTATTAATATGACAAAGACAGCATTTGTTGTGTAACAGTTTACTGTAATGCAGACTCATTTACTGCACATATAAAGTTTGGGTACACcttacctttttcttttttttttaaacaaaaaaaacattttctgggCTCCTCTATTCACAAATCTGTCTTGTAGCTTTCCTGGAGGCTTGTGCATGTTAAACTATGTGCAAGGCTGTATTCACCTTCACTTGCTGGAAGTTTCTCTGACTCtaagcacataaaaaaacattattgaCAACTTAACAATTAAAAGTATCTTactgaaaaatgtttgtttttatggattattctattttataatgttaaAACCACTCCcaaagaacacattttaaaatagtaAGCCCATCTAAGTCATCAAGTTCACTACCCTAAAGCAAACACATAGCATATAACAGCTTATAAAGTCAGATCAGCATAATTAATGCAGCAATTTATCTTGTGACACAAAAAAGTTATATCAGGTTAACTAGTgcggttagcctagcttagcagaCAAACATGAACTATATTTCTAGTTGTTTTTAACAACTGTACGGCTTAAGGTTATGTATATTTAAGGGTGGTGCCGCTTTGCATAGTGTGTTGCCTTCCTGGATGTCACCTGGTCATGTCAGTCTCtcatttggattaaccaggagttaggTGGAGTCATAGAGCTACACTGAGCTTCCAAACTGCTCCTCAGAAAATATATAGATGACATCAATCCTGGATTAATTCATCTTTATATTAAATCTATTATCCAAACTATGAGGCGTGAAGTGTAAAACATTTAGATTTTGTAACTTGAAAATGTCCAGCTCCTTTCCCTAGCGGCTGCACTGCCTCCGCTCCAGTCATTCACACATAAATGAATACAGTGCTGCACTTGAACTCTGAGCTCCAGGTCTCTGGAGGGGAGACAGCTCCAAATACCCGCGGTCTGAAGGCTCtgaactacaaacacacactccgaggtattctgtgtgttctgctgccATCGTTGAGGTGATTAACAAAGTCAATTGTGCATGTCTGCAGACAGACCAAAGCACACTTCAGTTCACAGCGCACACACAGGGAGTGTTATCGTGTGGCTACGGACTCTTGGTTTTCAGTCACCTGAATCTCCAAACAGCTGTCACATAATGCAGGAATGTGTGCACAGAGATTGATTATTATCATTGGATGCAGGATCTTGATTAAAGGAtggtgaaatatttcagtcccATGTGTTTATTCTGATTAGAAACACTTTTGCTGACACACTAAATGCGTGACTACGAAATCAAATTACATTATTTGTCCTGTCCACAAGGCCTCTGCAGCTTAACCTGATAAATGAGTTGCTGCATGGATAATACCGAGACAAAAGAGTTCTGGGAGGTTTGGAGTGCTCAGATTCCACGCTCTAAAACGCTCTCCAGTTTCACATGTGTGGAGGTACGCAGCACCTTTACACATACATTTAGTGGAACCCTAAATTCAGTCAGGTGTTATCGCTTATTCCTGGGCCCTAAGGTGTACAGAGACTAGATAAGTGAGAGGAAGAAACTTAACAAATTATACAGCTGCCTGGTTTTGGCAACCAGATCCACAAAGACCCTCATTGTACCACCGGCTGCAACCTCATGTATCCTTATCATAAAACATCAACACTCGGCGGTAGTTGGCCCTGGGAACTCAGAGGCCATTGTCTTTCACCTTGATGCAGGCTTTTAGTGAAAGTGAGATGGGACAAAAAGCCTCGCAGGtttcacatgctgctgctttgtAGTGCTGCATCAGGGGAACGGACGCTGGGGCCGACCGCTGAGAAATAGGCTACAGGTAAACCACCATCTGCACAAAAGGAACAAAACAGGAATTGTGCATCTGAATAGCTGCACATCCCCGCATGTGACATATGAAGCCTGTGGTTAGAGACAGAGCGGTCGGATGGATTTCACCTCAACTCACAACAGATCGCCACAGCACATTTGTTCTTGAAAGCTCTTTGGCTTTTTCATTACTCCCAATAAGTTTTAGAAAATATGCTTGTTTAGATACGACAGTTAACAAGAACAATATGAGGCTGCAGTCACAGTcagttagcatagcttagcacaAAAACTGGAAGCACTGGAAGTTTTGTTTCTATAGAACCATTTTTTTCAACCTAGCTTGTGAATTTACCCGCCATTAGCCCAGAGAGCTTGGATGATAAGACAGTAGCTACACAGCAGGTAGATGATAAGCTAACTTTGGCTTTGGCTTTCACTTTTTGGCAAAAAGTCATATACATGTGATAAACGTTTTTAACTTTGTGGGGTTTGCATTTGTGAGAAGAATAcgatgaataaaacatttcgTTTGACTGTAGTCAGAGCACAGTCTTTATTCCCGCTTGGGAACTTAATATTAAATACTGCTTCACTGATGCATCTTGGTACATAAATAGAAAGAACATCCTCTCTAGTGTTCATTGTGTTCCAGTTAGCCACTGGCTGTCCTCAGGGTTTGATGGATTGACTGCTGCTGGGCTTCGTCCACTCATCAAACTCTGTGCCAGATGCACTTACACAGCCTTCAGTGAAGGAGTGATCCTCATCCTCTTACATTCACCTACAGCTTAAAAAAATCCTTAATGAATGAAGTTAGATATGTCATGTTTGATGAATGCAGTCTTGCGTGATGAGTGGTTGAGCATGAAGTTCTGGTGAAAacctgcttcacacacacacactgcagtcatTTCTACCTGTCCTATAATCCCAGCTTTGAACTTGTGCTTCATGTGATGCCCTAATCCAGCCAAACATTTTGCTGCCATGAGAGAGCTCGTAATCTCTTCAACGTTTGAGTCACTCTGCAGCAGTGAAAGTGCTTCATAGGAGCTGTAGACAGCTGCAGCATATGAAGCTTTTACAGCCTCCGTTAGAGCTGCAGAGTTACTACAACCCGTCATTGAGCTTTGTTCATTGAttctttgttttcactgcacCATTCATAAAAACAACACCACATATGTGCCTCTtgctgcagcagactgaagaaggaAAGCACGGCATAAACAAAAAGCTGTTAACTTTTTTCATGCACACATGTAATCCATAGTAATACAGATTGTGGGTTGTTTGTGTGGGAAGACAGATACTCTCTTGCTGTTTACTGCCAAGTTCTGAAGCAGAATCACACTTGATGGCTGAATATGATCACACATAATGCCGAGCCCCACTCACATCAGGTTAAGTTCTTCTTTGTCTGAGTGAGGGTGCACCAGCTTTTTAGACAATAGCAGCTCTCTGAAACCGGGGAAGCATCGCCACAGTATGGGTCAAAAGAATCCTATTGTCCTATCTTCTATTGTGCTGCTGGAGTAGCCTGCAAACAGAACACTGCcagtctttgtctttgtctggatCAGCTGTGCAACCCTTCTTTCTAATGCTCCGTGGAGTCCCATGTGGCTGCCATGCCCTACATGTCGACATAATAAAGTTAAGAACACTGCTGGTACAGTTGATAATGGAAAAGGCAAATATGTTGGACCACCATCACTGGTTTGAAAATTGGAGAGTGAGTCCAGGGGCTTTTCCTCTCAGTGTCTGTACAATGATGTGTCTGATTGCATTAGTTCAGGTTAAAGGTTTAAATGGCTCACTGAGTGGAAATAAAGTGATGATTAGCTTGTGGCTAGGTGTTTAAGTATATTGTGGAGTGCATGATGTGTTTCTGGCAACTTGAGAAATAGTAGTGTTAATCCATTAATAATGTCAACCTAATAAACAGATACTAATATGGAAAAGAAATTAAATGCAGTCAGATCTCATGAAGTCAAATGCTGGACtcaaaatatttaatttgatttgattgaatttatttttacatttttgaattgaactgaaaaTGGAGAATGTTTAGGGGCcgatattataattatatatattgataatatGCAGCATTTTGGTTTTACCTTGTTATAAAAACTCCATTTACTTTTGTTACTGAATAAATATGCAGCTAAAAGCCGCCCTGAAGCGGTAATGTATGCATTCTGAATAGTGGTTTCAGCCACTGACCAGAATGAACCAGCTTCCCCTCTTTATTGAAACTGTTATGTAACAACGCCTGCAATTGGCCCGCCTTAGAATTCCAAATTTAAACTAGCCTTGCGATTGGTCTAAACCCTGTGAGGAGGCAGGCCGAGGGGCGTGGCTTCAGAGGAGTCAGGGAGATTCGTCTTTCTATATACAGATTGTCGCGCCGCCAACTGGGACCACGGAGGAGTACACgttacttttttttgtctctattTTGACAAATTGAGCATCAAATTGAAGCTCGAAAATGAAGCGAGATGAATGAAGAGCTGGGCTTTAATTTCCGTGGGTTCTCCCTGAAGGAGAAATGTGCAGTGAAGGGCGTTCACCgtgttttttccacagtgtgTTCCCTAACAGGTAGCGAGGCTCAGCGGTCAGTCATTGTAGCTCCGAGAGGGGACTGAATATCCCGCTTTGTAATCTCTTGACAGCCCTTTTGAACCCATCTCTGGATCGACGAATGCTTCTGACAAACACCAGGCTCTCAGCAGAAATATGGACTCCGTGTCTACTGAATCATTTCGGAGGAGTTTTCTCAATTTCTAACAGGTAGGTGCTTTTATAGCAACAACCTGTCGTCCGCCTGGTTAGCTAGTGTTTGTCAACAGCTCCCGTAGTAACAGAGCGGGGATGCTGTCGCTAAACTAACCAGAACATATCTTTAATTAAATGATTTTTTACATAGATGTATGTAAGTAAGAGATAGAGAGGCTTGATTGATAATGTCTGGTCCGCTTTTAATCCTTAAATATCTTGTTGTGCACTTTCCCCTTAGAGCCTGTATTTGACATGTCTGTTTATATACATCAGAGGTCAGCCATTTTTAATCAAAGCCAAACAAATAATGATCATATGTGCTTCTACCTCCTGCTCATCATTAATCTTAtacatatttgtcatttttcaaCTTGGCGTCTTACATTTCTTGTAATATCACTGTAATATTTCTTACTCACCATAAATTTAATGCATTAATAGAGACACCTAGAgtagttttttttgtccttagCTGACCACgctcatttttacatttaatgcaACGTTCACTGGCTGTAGTATTTCTCACGTGTACATTATGTTTCACTGCATATTGGCAAACAGTGGGTGATAATGATACATATCAGGATATATTGTCACTAAAGTTCTTGTGATATAACAGTATTGGCAATTTAAATATCAGTTTAGGCATGATGTTAGACCTTAAGACTGATAATACCTGCTGTAAAGcaagtgtgcatgtgcagtTGTACTTCTTGTGTACTTCTGTAAGTTATGGTTACACACGCTTTCCATCACCATACAGTTgtattatttcatttcattcttttgccaaaacacattttcttaaatatTGTGATTTCCACTGGCGGTGTTATTCCTTTAATGTATATCTGACATTGTCACCCCTAATTTTCACTGTTTTACTATATATTGCAAATTATTGAATCAAGTTTTCTGTTATTATACCGAGACTGTCTGTAAGCAGACAAACTCCTGTTATTAATGGTAGTATGTGCCACAACTAAATGATTTGTCTGGATTGTATTTTGCTTTATCCATCTTTTGTTGCAAAGACCTATACACCATGTGTGACTAACTTTGCAATATGTATTTAGATTTCATCCACTGATGGACATGAAGAAGGAGGACGGTGTGGATTAggatctttttctttttttttcgtcTTTGGGTTCATCCTCCTCACTTCAATGTGGGCTCTAAAGGACTTTTCCCCCCTCTGTggtttgaaatgaaatgatggCAGCGCGTTGGAATGATTCACCGCAGGACAATGAAGAGCATAAACACACAGCCGTAACTCCACCAACTTGCCAGGTAGGAACTATAATGTGTGATTTTAATGCA
This portion of the Parambassis ranga chromosome 20, fParRan2.1, whole genome shotgun sequence genome encodes:
- the LOC114453243 gene encoding hypoxanthine-guanine phosphoribosyltransferase-like translates to MDNAGMKRGIVIKDDWPGHSLDLFTYPEHYHEDIDSVYIPHGVIMNRIERLARYVMDDFGDNNIMVLCVLKGGYKFCADLVDFIKILGSNSNKYLETRVEFIRLKSYLNDQSTEDLHIIGSRDLSFLHGKCVLIVEAIVDTGKTMKALLKHVETFQPKMVKVAGLLVKRVPNMAESLTDYVGFEIPNRFVVGYALDYNEYFRDLNHICVISKTGKMKYKV